From Aristaeella lactis, the proteins below share one genomic window:
- a CDS encoding L,D-transpeptidase, with product MRRAITFILLFMILFSACGAQGEDFLLGVEPEPSEITPAYRSEEEPAQDDTGSYWCTPMNLEDEKAIWKMLTAPITVADIDMNKQTVIYSEPDENSEGIGMVTGQSQGLRVLETLDNGWTKVQTYSTSFHDSKVLNFNAFVTGYILTKKLKTVNVNQNYGIIIDKLTQRLYLFKDGHLETSLAVSTGKYNPDAKKQQPYNETRSGEYLIIYTKTGSLNDEESGMVCSYALKFNAADYIHEVPHRKNADGTKNFRGFEEILGNRASHGCIRVQAKKNTAGYNMSVLANLIKKRKDKNCIKLVIWEDYQGRQVKIPEDDTPLYYNPKGGSLYHSVADCASVKKKFLPLNAFTYGELEEADYSKLKPCPYCMPSPRKEALEEINRIHQESSPGEVMPVYEEKKAKKKK from the coding sequence ATGCGCAGAGCGATTACATTTATACTACTGTTTATGATCCTGTTTTCAGCCTGCGGCGCGCAGGGTGAGGATTTCCTGCTGGGTGTGGAACCGGAACCTTCTGAGATCACCCCGGCATACCGCTCCGAAGAGGAGCCGGCGCAGGATGACACGGGCAGCTACTGGTGTACGCCGATGAACCTGGAGGACGAGAAAGCCATCTGGAAGATGCTGACTGCCCCGATCACAGTGGCGGACATCGACATGAACAAGCAGACGGTGATCTATTCCGAACCGGATGAAAACAGCGAGGGGATCGGCATGGTCACCGGCCAGAGCCAGGGCCTGCGGGTGCTGGAAACGCTGGATAACGGATGGACCAAGGTGCAGACCTATTCCACCAGCTTCCATGACAGCAAGGTGCTGAACTTCAATGCCTTTGTGACCGGCTATATCCTGACTAAAAAGCTGAAGACCGTTAACGTCAACCAGAACTACGGCATCATTATCGACAAGCTGACCCAGCGGCTGTACCTGTTCAAGGACGGCCACCTGGAAACGTCCCTGGCGGTGTCCACAGGCAAATACAATCCGGACGCAAAAAAACAGCAGCCCTATAACGAAACCCGGTCCGGTGAATACCTGATTATCTATACCAAGACGGGCTCCCTGAACGACGAGGAGTCAGGCATGGTCTGCAGCTATGCCCTGAAGTTCAATGCTGCTGACTATATCCATGAGGTTCCCCACCGGAAAAACGCGGACGGAACCAAGAACTTCCGCGGATTTGAAGAGATCCTCGGAAACCGGGCAAGCCACGGCTGCATCCGGGTGCAGGCGAAGAAGAACACGGCGGGTTATAACATGTCGGTACTGGCAAACCTGATCAAGAAACGCAAGGATAAAAACTGCATCAAGCTGGTCATCTGGGAGGATTATCAGGGACGGCAGGTGAAAATACCGGAGGACGATACACCTCTGTACTACAACCCGAAGGGCGGCTCCCTGTATCATTCTGTGGCGGACTGTGCCAGCGTGAAGAAGAAGTTCCTGCCGCTGAACGCCTTCACTTACGGAGAACTGGAGGAGGCTGACTACAGCAAACTGAAGCCCTGCCCATACTGCATGC
- a CDS encoding Bax inhibitor-1 family protein — MICPNCQAENDSFASTCHACGAPLEQAGRAASPEAVKAVTTTGLVLGKKARELRLNTPVDPHALISARAYNGTIAVVLLWGLLVNYLLCEFVGTSIFTVNPIVLLVGYMVLALCGIIISSRSRNPLISFLGYNLVVIPFGLVITLMVETYGGIGSKVVSDAFLYTLLISIGMMACVMIAPDFFSRLGGTLAGVLIGLIVCEILLLIFGVKQQITDWLVAGLFCLYIGYDIHRAQQFSFTLDNAVDSALDIYMDIANLFIRILSILGKRRD; from the coding sequence ATGATCTGTCCGAACTGCCAGGCTGAAAACGACTCTTTCGCCTCAACCTGCCATGCCTGCGGAGCCCCGCTGGAGCAGGCCGGCCGTGCAGCGTCGCCCGAAGCCGTGAAGGCTGTCACCACCACCGGCCTGGTCCTGGGCAAAAAAGCCCGTGAGCTCCGGCTCAACACTCCGGTGGATCCTCATGCCCTCATCAGCGCCCGTGCCTATAACGGCACCATCGCGGTTGTGCTCCTGTGGGGCCTGCTGGTCAATTACCTGCTGTGTGAGTTTGTCGGCACCTCAATCTTTACCGTCAATCCCATCGTCCTGCTGGTCGGTTATATGGTGCTTGCCCTCTGCGGTATCATCATTTCTTCCAGGTCCCGTAACCCGCTGATCAGTTTTCTGGGGTACAACCTGGTGGTGATTCCCTTCGGGCTGGTTATTACCCTGATGGTGGAAACCTACGGCGGCATCGGCTCCAAAGTGGTATCGGACGCCTTCCTGTACACTCTGCTGATTTCCATCGGCATGATGGCCTGCGTTATGATCGCCCCGGATTTCTTTTCCAGACTGGGCGGTACCCTCGCCGGTGTGCTGATCGGCCTGATCGTCTGTGAGATCCTTCTGCTGATTTTCGGCGTGAAGCAGCAGATTACAGACTGGCTCGTTGCCGGTCTCTTCTGCCTGTATATTGGCTATGATATCCACCGTGCCCAGCAGTTCTCCTTTACCCTGGACAACGCGGTGGACTCTGCACTGGACATCTATATGGATATCGCCAATCTCTTCATCCGGATCCTGAGCATCCTCGGAAAAAGAAGAGACTGA
- a CDS encoding alpha-L-fucosidase has protein sequence MEAANTTKKERVANMKFEPTFESLRQYSAPEWFRDAKFGIWSHWGPQSVPMFGDWYARNMYIQGQPQYEYHLRHYGHPSKFGYKDICALWKAEKFDPDALMAKYYKAGARYLMTQAVHHDHFFNYDSKINRMNSVNVGPGKDILAMWKAAADKYHLPFGISEHLGASFSWWRVNKGCDKTGPYAGVPYDGNDPAYQDFYHANQGHGTGEDLNPWYTGNEQFRDYWLKCVNEMIDRFQPDLLYSDGVLPFGEHWMAEQGELKDLSVYDRGLQAVARLYNTSIDRYGENRAVYLQKDRREEIFSVGVLDIEKSQLPGIMPEPWHTDTCIGNWFYDVHYPYKSPEQIIEMLVDIISKNGVMLLNVLQRPDGTIDEDAEFILDKLAEWFAINSEAVYGTRPWRTFGEGETRVKIDGFTEEKTDWNLSDVRFVQKDGTVYAFLLGAKGGETVTLRSFAEDEVKSVELLGYGAVEFRKELGVLLVRLPEKLPGFCANVLKVNL, from the coding sequence ATGGAGGCAGCCAATACAACAAAGAAAGAGCGGGTTGCAAATATGAAGTTTGAACCGACGTTTGAGTCACTGCGGCAATATTCCGCACCGGAATGGTTCCGGGATGCCAAATTCGGAATCTGGAGCCACTGGGGTCCCCAAAGCGTACCGATGTTCGGGGACTGGTATGCCCGGAATATGTATATCCAGGGACAGCCGCAGTATGAATACCACCTGCGGCATTACGGGCATCCTTCCAAATTCGGGTATAAGGATATCTGCGCCCTGTGGAAGGCGGAGAAGTTTGATCCGGACGCACTGATGGCGAAATACTACAAGGCCGGGGCCCGGTACCTGATGACACAGGCAGTGCATCATGACCATTTCTTTAACTATGACTCCAAAATCAACCGCATGAACAGTGTGAACGTTGGACCGGGAAAGGATATCCTGGCCATGTGGAAGGCTGCGGCGGACAAGTACCACCTGCCCTTCGGCATCAGTGAACACCTGGGGGCATCCTTTTCCTGGTGGCGGGTGAACAAAGGCTGCGACAAGACCGGACCCTATGCAGGTGTGCCCTATGACGGCAATGATCCGGCTTATCAGGATTTCTATCACGCAAACCAGGGACACGGAACAGGGGAGGACCTTAACCCGTGGTATACAGGGAATGAACAGTTCCGGGACTACTGGCTGAAGTGCGTTAATGAGATGATCGACCGGTTCCAGCCGGATTTGCTGTATTCCGACGGCGTACTGCCTTTCGGGGAACACTGGATGGCGGAGCAGGGCGAATTGAAAGACCTTTCGGTGTACGACCGCGGCCTGCAGGCAGTAGCGAGGCTTTATAATACCTCCATTGACCGGTATGGAGAGAACCGGGCTGTTTACCTGCAGAAGGACCGGCGGGAAGAAATCTTCAGCGTTGGCGTGCTGGATATCGAGAAGAGCCAGCTGCCCGGTATCATGCCGGAACCCTGGCATACGGACACCTGCATCGGCAACTGGTTCTATGATGTGCATTATCCCTACAAGAGTCCGGAACAGATCATTGAGATGCTGGTGGATATCATCTCCAAGAACGGCGTCATGCTGCTGAACGTCCTCCAGAGGCCGGACGGCACCATCGATGAGGACGCGGAATTCATCCTGGACAAGCTGGCAGAGTGGTTCGCAATCAACAGTGAGGCAGTATACGGAACGAGGCCGTGGCGGACCTTCGGCGAAGGGGAAACCAGGGTGAAGATTGACGGCTTCACTGAGGAAAAGACCGACTGGAACCTGAGCGACGTCCGCTTCGTACAGAAGGACGGCACAGTATACGCCTTCCTGCTGGGCGCGAAGGGCGGAGAAACAGTGACGCTGCGCAGCTTTGCGGAGGACGAAGTGAAGAGCGTGGAGCTGCTGGGATACGGAGCAGTTGAATTCAGGAAGGAGCTGGGCGTTCTCCTGGTGAGGCTGCCGGAGAAGCTTCCCGGTTTCTGCGCGAATGTACTGAAGGTGAATTTATAA
- the thrS gene encoding threonine--tRNA ligase: MKIIYNDGHVAECPEDQELEVLRHSAAHIMAQAVKRLYPDAHFAYGPATEKGFHYDIDLGDVKLTDEDLPAIQAEMQKIVKENLPFKVYPLPRDEAVQLMKDRGEIYKVEHIADLADDAVITFYQQGDYIDMCVGPHLTYTKALKAFKLTALSGAYWKNNQNNKMLTRLNGVAFRNQEELAAYEKQVEEAKARDHRRIGREMGLFMTDDLVGKGLPMFLPKGYTVWRELENYIRDKELRLGYQHVMTPCVGTVDLYRTSGHWDHYKDNMFPAMEVEGESFVLRPMNCPHHMMIYANRLHSYRDLPIRIGEIAHDFRFEPSGTLKGIERGRHFCQNDAHLFVTPEQIKDEVASVVSLIREVYQDFHITDYRCVLSLRDPEDKVKYHQDDEMWNRAESALREVLKELNIDFTEEIGEAAFYGPKLDVNVKPAIGAEYTLSTCQLDFCLPAKFNLKYVDQDGSEKTPVVLHRAILGSIDRFMAYLIEETKGAFPLWVAPVQVKVLPVSDKSMEYAAKITNALLDDGIRAELDERNEKIGYKIRYARQEDKVPYMLIIGEKEINENTVSVRDRATDQTTSMTLDELIKKLEKEITERL; this comes from the coding sequence ATGAAGATCATCTACAACGACGGTCATGTTGCGGAATGTCCTGAAGATCAGGAACTGGAAGTTCTCCGCCACTCCGCGGCCCACATCATGGCCCAGGCGGTGAAACGCCTGTACCCCGACGCCCACTTTGCCTATGGTCCCGCCACTGAAAAGGGTTTCCATTATGACATCGACCTGGGCGACGTCAAACTCACGGATGAGGATCTGCCCGCCATCCAGGCGGAAATGCAGAAGATCGTGAAGGAGAATCTCCCCTTCAAGGTCTATCCCCTGCCCCGTGACGAGGCGGTTCAGCTGATGAAGGACCGCGGCGAGATCTACAAGGTAGAGCACATCGCTGACCTGGCCGATGATGCTGTCATCACCTTCTATCAGCAGGGTGACTACATTGACATGTGCGTCGGTCCGCACCTCACCTACACCAAGGCTCTGAAGGCTTTCAAGCTCACAGCCCTTTCCGGTGCCTACTGGAAGAACAACCAGAACAATAAGATGCTCACCCGTCTCAACGGCGTTGCCTTCCGCAACCAGGAAGAGCTGGCCGCCTATGAGAAGCAGGTGGAGGAAGCCAAAGCCCGTGACCACCGCCGCATCGGCCGTGAGATGGGCCTGTTCATGACAGACGACCTGGTCGGTAAGGGACTGCCCATGTTCCTGCCCAAGGGATATACCGTCTGGCGTGAGCTGGAAAACTACATCCGGGATAAGGAACTCCGCCTGGGTTATCAGCATGTTATGACCCCCTGCGTCGGCACCGTCGATCTGTATCGCACCAGCGGCCACTGGGATCATTACAAGGACAACATGTTCCCCGCCATGGAGGTGGAAGGCGAAAGCTTCGTGCTGCGCCCCATGAACTGTCCCCATCACATGATGATCTACGCCAACCGCCTGCATTCCTACCGCGATCTGCCCATCCGCATCGGTGAAATCGCCCACGATTTCCGGTTCGAGCCCAGCGGCACCCTGAAGGGGATTGAGCGCGGCCGTCACTTCTGCCAGAATGACGCTCACCTGTTCGTCACTCCCGAGCAGATCAAGGACGAGGTTGCCAGTGTGGTCAGCCTGATCCGCGAAGTGTATCAGGATTTCCACATCACGGACTACCGCTGTGTCCTGAGCCTGCGGGATCCGGAAGATAAGGTCAAGTATCATCAGGATGATGAAATGTGGAACCGTGCTGAATCCGCCCTGCGTGAAGTACTGAAGGAGCTGAACATCGACTTCACGGAAGAGATCGGTGAAGCGGCCTTCTACGGTCCGAAGCTGGACGTGAACGTCAAACCCGCCATCGGTGCCGAGTACACCCTGAGCACCTGTCAGCTGGACTTCTGCCTGCCGGCCAAGTTCAACCTGAAGTATGTGGACCAGGACGGTTCCGAAAAGACCCCCGTCGTGCTTCACCGCGCAATCCTGGGTTCCATCGACCGCTTCATGGCTTACCTGATCGAGGAAACCAAGGGTGCCTTCCCGCTGTGGGTTGCTCCCGTACAGGTCAAGGTGCTCCCCGTCAGCGACAAGAGCATGGAATATGCGGCAAAGATCACCAATGCCCTGCTGGACGACGGTATCCGCGCTGAGCTGGACGAGCGTAACGAAAAGATCGGCTACAAGATCCGTTACGCCCGCCAGGAGGACAAGGTTCCCTACATGCTGATCATCGGCGAGAAGGAAATCAACGAGAACACGGTTTCCGTCCGCGACCGCGCAACAGACCAGACCACCTCCATGACCCTGGATGAACTGATCAAAAAGCTTGAAAAGGAAATCACGGAACGCCTGTAA